A genomic stretch from Sphingobacterium sp. ML3W includes:
- a CDS encoding YetF domain-containing protein, giving the protein MEKIFADGIDASFLVEIGLRSAIMFLLILTILRLSGRRGVRQLTLFEVAIIIGLGSAAGDPMFQEDIPIFHAVVVFICVIAIYKAITWIASKSETVAQLLEGKVLPVVKDGVFDIKHENDNTFSRMEFFSELRNLNIEHLGQVREGVLEVDGTLSVLFYTDEDTKYGLPIFPSSYRSVDISVNDGPFACMYCGNVLSHVSTDSPQCPRCKRTKWAQAINSKRV; this is encoded by the coding sequence TTGGAGAAGATTTTCGCCGATGGCATAGATGCATCATTTCTTGTTGAAATAGGCCTCCGTTCGGCCATCATGTTTTTGCTTATCTTAACGATACTACGCCTGTCTGGAAGAAGAGGTGTAAGGCAGTTAACACTTTTTGAGGTAGCAATCATAATAGGCTTAGGATCTGCGGCCGGGGATCCAATGTTCCAGGAGGATATCCCGATTTTTCATGCCGTTGTTGTTTTTATCTGCGTGATCGCAATTTATAAAGCTATCACTTGGATCGCATCAAAGTCGGAAACGGTGGCTCAGTTGCTAGAGGGCAAAGTGTTGCCAGTTGTTAAAGATGGTGTATTTGACATCAAACATGAGAATGACAATACTTTTTCACGTATGGAGTTCTTTTCCGAACTACGAAATCTGAATATCGAGCACCTTGGTCAAGTTAGGGAAGGGGTATTGGAGGTTGATGGCACCCTTAGTGTACTTTTTTATACCGATGAAGATACCAAATATGGGCTACCAATTTTTCCTTCGTCCTACAGGTCTGTTGATATTTCTGTAAATGATGGACCATTTGCATGCATGTATTGCGGAAATGTCTTATCTCATGTAAGTACTGATTCCCCGCAATGCCCGCGATGCAAACGGACGAAATGGGCTCAGGCGATAAATAGCAAACGAGTTTAG
- a CDS encoding ATP-binding protein produces the protein MRQLECHEEEIHLCGKIQFFGFLFIFDDSGCIAASENLIEILAIPMKEILGLPMDRTLSLLSSEVEWDLKEIEKQINGEIFVRFVERIRIKDVDYYLSIYRYDRKTYLEIEICNENQLKATRLFYYAKYLEEQHGNAWQSLTVLIRQIIGFDRVMVYCFQEDNSGQVIAESLAEDMGSLMGYRYPEFDIPAQARALYTKFLARHVADIDAPAISVQGREATELDLTRCSLRALSPVHLQYLRNAGVHASASFSIVIEGKLWGLVACQNRKPLNVDLAQRHLCAFLTQYAINYYLSEHQKENLVAQTIMGVMERDMKSELLVNNDIAVVLERFAPQIMDIAGADGIMIKHDRGSSTWGEVPAEQFQKQIDHHLAQQEANDLFFTSAFVYDLVEDIQSKIFPGIIRINILPSNKWYMYLFRKEHVYEDVWAGKPEKIYHYDPERKVEFPSPRTSFEAWREIMKGKSIKWKQSELSFVEKVAHITQQAIAQRGGEIAQLNKELMRSNNALDTFGYTLTHDLKNPLSSIRLAAQMMLVKDDLPKDMLRKMATNIMDATTLMTEMMDKVYQLAQSNYVSFRTELIDPRLKILNILESCKQQFDVPDLEFVLGQTLAIQGERTLLYQLFLNLIGNAIKYSSKKDQPKVEVYSEKQGNSVHYYIKDNGIGMDIQDQAYIFEIFKRLPNSQGFEGSGIGLSIVKRIADRLSAKVTVESELDVGTTFCVKFKG, from the coding sequence ATGCGGCAGTTGGAATGTCACGAAGAAGAGATTCACCTATGTGGTAAGATCCAATTTTTTGGTTTCCTATTTATTTTTGATGACAGCGGATGTATCGCTGCAAGTGAAAACCTTATTGAGATTCTAGCTATCCCGATGAAGGAGATTTTGGGTTTACCGATGGATCGGACACTCTCCTTGTTGTCATCAGAGGTAGAATGGGATCTCAAGGAGATTGAGAAACAGATCAATGGAGAAATATTTGTCCGTTTTGTGGAGCGGATCCGTATCAAGGATGTCGATTATTATCTGAGTATCTATCGATATGACAGGAAAACATATCTTGAAATTGAAATCTGCAATGAAAATCAATTAAAAGCTACCCGCTTATTCTATTATGCCAAATATCTAGAAGAACAACATGGAAATGCCTGGCAGTCGTTAACGGTATTGATCCGACAGATCATTGGTTTTGACCGTGTCATGGTCTATTGTTTCCAAGAAGACAATAGTGGACAGGTAATTGCCGAATCTTTGGCTGAGGATATGGGATCACTCATGGGGTACCGCTATCCCGAATTTGATATTCCTGCCCAGGCACGGGCACTGTACACCAAATTTCTGGCACGACATGTAGCCGATATTGATGCGCCTGCGATATCCGTGCAGGGACGCGAGGCTACTGAGCTAGATTTGACACGCTGTAGCCTAAGAGCGTTGTCTCCTGTACATTTGCAATATCTACGAAATGCTGGTGTACATGCCAGCGCGAGTTTTTCTATTGTTATCGAGGGTAAACTTTGGGGACTGGTGGCTTGCCAGAATCGTAAACCACTAAATGTGGATCTTGCCCAACGTCATTTATGTGCATTTTTGACACAATACGCTATAAATTATTACCTTTCGGAGCATCAAAAAGAGAACCTTGTTGCACAGACAATCATGGGCGTGATGGAGCGCGACATGAAGTCCGAGTTGCTGGTCAATAATGATATCGCAGTCGTGCTTGAGCGCTTTGCACCACAGATCATGGACATCGCAGGAGCCGATGGAATTATGATCAAACATGACCGTGGCTCCAGTACTTGGGGTGAGGTGCCAGCGGAACAATTTCAAAAACAAATTGATCATCATTTGGCGCAACAGGAAGCCAATGATCTTTTTTTTACATCCGCTTTTGTGTATGATCTAGTTGAAGATATACAATCCAAAATATTCCCTGGGATTATTCGAATAAATATCCTCCCTAGTAATAAATGGTATATGTATCTCTTCCGAAAAGAACATGTGTACGAAGATGTCTGGGCAGGTAAACCAGAGAAAATATACCACTATGATCCAGAACGAAAAGTAGAATTTCCATCACCGCGAACTTCTTTTGAAGCATGGCGTGAAATCATGAAGGGCAAATCCATCAAATGGAAGCAGTCCGAGCTGTCTTTTGTGGAAAAAGTCGCCCATATAACGCAACAAGCTATTGCGCAAAGAGGGGGTGAGATAGCCCAGCTCAATAAGGAACTTATGCGTTCAAATAATGCATTGGATACTTTCGGCTACACCTTAACCCACGATCTCAAAAATCCACTGTCATCCATCAGGCTTGCTGCACAGATGATGTTAGTGAAGGACGATCTGCCCAAAGATATGTTACGCAAAATGGCAACCAATATTATGGATGCAACAACTTTGATGACCGAAATGATGGATAAGGTCTACCAATTGGCACAATCCAATTATGTATCCTTCAGAACAGAACTGATAGACCCTCGGTTAAAAATTCTAAATATCTTGGAAAGCTGTAAACAACAATTTGACGTTCCCGACCTAGAGTTTGTTTTAGGGCAGACTTTAGCGATTCAGGGAGAGAGGACACTGCTCTACCAATTGTTCTTAAACTTGATCGGAAATGCCATAAAATATAGCAGTAAGAAAGATCAGCCGAAGGTTGAGGTATATAGTGAAAAACAAGGTAATTCAGTTCATTATTATATCAAAGACAACGGTATAGGCATGGATATTCAAGATCAGGCCTATATTTTCGAAATTTTTAAACGTTTACCCAATTCCCAAGGCTTTGAAGGATCAGGGATAGGTCTTTCTATCGTCAAGCGTATCGCCGATCGCCTCTCGGCCAAAGTCACCGTCGAAAGTGAACTGGATGTAGGTACAACGTTCTGCGTTAAATTCAAAGGATAA
- a CDS encoding helix-turn-helix domain-containing protein produces MQHKKDIPVRTLPKEFGHGIALARVSPESFWEDEEIMQAHRHDYHFFVLQKSGVTVMEIDFQQYRTDKPTIYYQSPDQVHRAVQVEHIEMFMLIISNENIAAEYLTILQSISPLKPLAIDLEDLAIIEKTYNLCIELYDRTNDKLHFSVLKDSVNALIALQLSVYLKYSKTAESQSRFERINKAFFLLLKQNFQTLKRPAAYAAQFNISVSYLNESVKNVTGFSVSHHIQQRVILEAKRLLYHSDKSVKEIAFELGYEDYPYFSRLFTKICGMSAKAFRSKNHD; encoded by the coding sequence ATGCAACACAAAAAAGATATTCCGGTCAGGACACTGCCCAAAGAATTTGGTCATGGTATTGCTCTTGCAAGAGTTTCACCCGAATCTTTTTGGGAAGATGAAGAAATCATGCAGGCACATCGGCACGATTATCATTTCTTTGTTTTACAGAAAAGTGGCGTTACTGTTATGGAAATAGATTTTCAGCAATACCGCACAGATAAACCGACCATATACTATCAATCGCCGGATCAAGTGCATAGGGCGGTACAGGTAGAGCATATAGAAATGTTTATGCTAATCATTAGCAATGAAAATATTGCAGCCGAATATCTTACTATTCTGCAGAGCATCTCGCCCCTAAAACCTTTGGCGATTGACTTAGAAGATCTTGCAATTATTGAAAAGACTTATAATTTGTGCATTGAACTCTACGACCGAACGAACGACAAATTGCATTTTTCTGTATTGAAGGACAGCGTAAATGCTTTGATTGCTTTACAGCTATCCGTGTATCTAAAATATAGTAAAACTGCCGAGTCACAATCGCGGTTTGAACGGATTAATAAAGCCTTTTTCTTATTATTGAAACAAAACTTTCAGACCTTGAAACGTCCGGCGGCGTATGCTGCCCAATTCAATATTTCGGTTTCCTATCTCAATGAGTCGGTGAAAAATGTAACTGGATTTTCTGTTTCGCATCATATACAGCAACGCGTAATTTTGGAGGCCAAACGATTGCTATATCACTCTGACAAATCGGTTAAGGAGATCGCTTTTGAATTGGGCTATGAAGATTATCCTTATTTTTCTCGCTTGTTTACCAAGATATGTGGCATGAGTGCCAAAGCGTTTCGTAGCAAAAACCACGATTAG
- a CDS encoding FAD-binding oxidoreductase has translation MPSAPKWVFDTLNLFVSQIPEVQVSQTEYLSTTVKRISLQGDFEKLQFSVGAFFDIRISNTDVRRYTIAEINSEKDSLQLIAHIHGNGCGSDFMNHLEVGDRLVLNKPRTEQKYYDKAAEKIVFFGDETSLALACSFLPVMEEQKKEHLFLFELEAENHAIPELLGLENSIVFPKSTLFCDPDQIKDLPIFKNEYWSDAYFVLTGNVNSVQNFRKVIRTQTHMRVKHQGFWLQGKKGL, from the coding sequence ATGCCAAGTGCTCCAAAATGGGTTTTTGATACCCTGAATCTATTCGTATCACAAATTCCCGAGGTACAAGTAAGTCAAACTGAATATTTGTCAACAACCGTCAAACGAATTAGTTTACAGGGGGATTTTGAAAAACTGCAGTTTTCCGTCGGTGCTTTTTTTGACATACGTATTTCTAACACCGATGTCAGAAGATATACCATTGCTGAAATAAACAGCGAAAAAGACAGCCTGCAATTAATTGCACATATCCATGGTAATGGCTGTGGTAGCGACTTTATGAATCATCTGGAAGTGGGTGATCGCCTGGTACTCAACAAACCTCGAACAGAACAAAAGTACTACGATAAAGCAGCAGAGAAAATCGTGTTCTTTGGCGATGAAACCTCACTGGCATTGGCCTGCTCTTTTTTACCTGTTATGGAGGAACAAAAGAAGGAACACCTGTTTCTTTTCGAATTGGAAGCAGAGAACCATGCTATCCCGGAGCTACTCGGACTGGAAAACAGCATTGTATTTCCAAAATCGACTTTGTTTTGTGATCCAGATCAGATTAAAGATTTACCCATTTTCAAAAATGAATATTGGTCTGACGCTTATTTTGTTCTTACGGGAAATGTAAACTCCGTGCAAAACTTTCGGAAAGTGATACGAACACAAACGCATATGCGCGTTAAACATCAGGGCTTTTGGTTGCAGGGGAAAAAAGGGCTATAA
- a CDS encoding DUF4870 domain-containing protein → MDNKTTAIVSYITIIGWLIAYFSYKNRTEKDAYVSYHLEQSLGVFIFSIVISVITGILVTVIPTLSGIFSLLTLVPLILLVLGIINASNEVMKPVPLIGSFFEKRFSFLH, encoded by the coding sequence ATGGACAACAAAACCACTGCAATCGTATCCTATATCACCATCATTGGCTGGCTGATCGCTTATTTCTCTTATAAAAATCGAACAGAAAAAGATGCCTACGTAAGCTATCATCTGGAGCAAAGCCTGGGTGTATTTATTTTTAGTATCGTTATTTCGGTCATCACCGGAATCTTGGTCACCGTCATACCGACCTTATCGGGTATCTTTTCTTTACTCACGCTTGTTCCCCTGATTCTTTTGGTCTTGGGTATTATCAATGCATCGAATGAAGTCATGAAACCGGTACCGCTAATCGGAAGTTTTTTTGAGAAAAGATTCAGTTTTCTACACTAA
- a CDS encoding LuxR family transcriptional regulator, which yields MKISISLSLILLVFFTALKPAGAQSRIEDSLRTVLRQPDLATEKRAVALAQLGRTLYETDLPAALASANEALRLSRGLSDGQYAAFALATLTYLNVQRDSLVLAQRNIDSALIYSATSTDKVVNGYVWLRKGWLEYIVNQPDRSTASLFKALKVLEGQPADAYRSLVYHYLASIYGDLKDTGKLKTYTQLSLQSAYRSGDPDMICNAYLAVGSSFLKDFRLEPSKRQLLDSSIFYNQQLLQLSKAQSGRIINHINSGAAALNLANIYWEFFPKQYKDSVDKYINLALIIGRKSGHEEIIANSYGILSEYELAEGNYGAAEKLFLLGLSEVESHVGSSLQVRASMLKGLASVAEKASDPVKALAYFKRYMQYESQVYDAGKMAIAQRLEVQYEAEKKDKELERLQERAAFNKKLNVIYIGLIIAGALALIFLFRSYHFRLKSSIQQEKLQAEEAARLKAEQELLQERQDRLQKELLAGNLQVEQKNELLQTMRDKLADHPEYDMLKKQMERILKEDLRMDEDVEHIKSSIVDIHPDFFNRLQQLADNKLTRLDLKHCSYILMGLSNKEIANRLAVDPKSILMARYRIKQKLKLDKEDSLDLAIQRLG from the coding sequence ATGAAGATCTCTATAAGCCTCAGCCTGATCTTACTTGTGTTTTTCACCGCACTAAAGCCGGCAGGTGCGCAATCGCGTATTGAGGATTCACTGCGGACTGTTCTTCGTCAGCCGGATCTAGCCACTGAAAAAAGAGCCGTGGCACTCGCGCAGCTTGGCAGAACCCTTTATGAAACTGATCTGCCTGCCGCTTTAGCTTCGGCAAATGAAGCCTTGCGGTTAAGCCGCGGACTTTCCGATGGTCAATACGCTGCTTTTGCATTAGCTACATTGACCTATCTGAATGTACAACGGGACAGTCTGGTACTCGCACAACGGAATATCGATAGCGCATTGATCTATAGCGCAACATCTACAGATAAGGTTGTCAATGGCTATGTATGGTTAAGAAAGGGCTGGTTGGAATATATCGTTAATCAGCCGGACAGGTCCACCGCCAGTTTGTTTAAGGCACTTAAGGTCTTGGAAGGACAACCTGCGGATGCTTATCGGAGCTTGGTATATCATTACTTAGCAAGTATTTATGGAGACCTCAAAGACACCGGAAAATTAAAGACATATACCCAATTAAGCCTTCAATCGGCGTACCGCTCGGGTGACCCGGATATGATCTGTAATGCTTATCTGGCTGTTGGTTCCTCTTTCCTGAAGGATTTTAGACTAGAACCATCGAAAAGGCAATTACTGGATTCCTCGATTTTCTATAACCAACAACTGCTCCAGCTGTCCAAGGCACAATCCGGCAGGATTATCAATCATATCAACAGCGGTGCTGCTGCCCTAAATCTGGCCAATATTTATTGGGAATTCTTTCCGAAACAGTATAAAGATAGTGTTGATAAATACATCAACCTGGCTCTGATCATTGGTCGAAAGTCTGGTCACGAGGAGATCATTGCCAATAGTTATGGGATATTGAGCGAGTATGAGCTGGCAGAAGGCAACTATGGGGCGGCAGAAAAACTTTTTTTACTGGGACTCAGCGAAGTAGAAAGCCATGTTGGCAGCAGCTTACAAGTCAGAGCTTCGATGCTAAAGGGCTTGGCTTCAGTAGCCGAAAAAGCGAGCGATCCTGTTAAAGCTTTGGCTTACTTCAAGCGGTATATGCAGTATGAAAGCCAAGTCTATGACGCTGGAAAAATGGCCATTGCTCAGCGGCTTGAAGTCCAATACGAGGCCGAGAAGAAGGATAAAGAACTGGAACGGCTGCAAGAGCGGGCAGCTTTTAACAAAAAGCTCAATGTTATTTACATCGGACTCATTATCGCTGGTGCTCTTGCACTTATTTTTCTTTTCCGCTCCTACCACTTTAGGCTGAAATCATCTATTCAACAGGAAAAGTTGCAGGCAGAAGAAGCTGCGCGGCTTAAAGCAGAACAGGAACTGTTGCAGGAAAGGCAAGACAGGCTCCAAAAAGAATTGCTGGCCGGCAATCTGCAGGTAGAGCAAAAAAATGAGCTTCTCCAGACGATGCGCGATAAATTGGCTGACCATCCAGAATATGACATGCTCAAAAAACAGATGGAGCGCATCCTCAAGGAAGACCTGCGGATGGATGAAGATGTTGAGCATATCAAGAGCAGTATAGTCGATATACATCCTGATTTTTTTAATCGGCTGCAACAACTGGCTGATAACAAGCTCACCCGCCTGGATCTAAAGCATTGCTCTTATATCCTGATGGGGCTTTCCAACAAAGAAATTGCCAATCGGCTTGCGGTAGACCCCAAAAGTATTCTGATGGCACGCTATCGGATCAAACAAAAGCTAAAGCTGGATAAAGAAGATAGTCTGGACCTTGCCATACAACGACTGGGCTGA
- a CDS encoding DUF4406 domain-containing protein, which yields MLILIAGPYRGGTNDDPILMKRNLDKLESFALDIFRKGHIPFIGEWMALPLIKLAGSTKVGDQQWEEIQYPVAHRMLEKCDAVLRIQGASKGADEDVRLAKERGLKVYYDIAEIPVEG from the coding sequence ATGCTTATTTTAATTGCAGGCCCTTATCGTGGTGGCACCAACGATGATCCGATTTTGATGAAGCGGAATCTAGACAAGCTCGAATCTTTTGCGCTGGACATCTTTCGAAAAGGTCATATCCCTTTTATTGGCGAATGGATGGCCCTTCCACTGATAAAATTAGCTGGATCAACTAAGGTCGGTGATCAGCAATGGGAAGAAATTCAATACCCTGTCGCACATCGGATGCTGGAAAAATGTGATGCTGTATTACGTATACAAGGAGCATCCAAAGGTGCAGATGAAGATGTGCGGCTGGCGAAAGAAAGAGGATTAAAAGTGTATTATGATATCGCTGAAATTCCTGTGGAAGGCTAA
- a CDS encoding AraC family transcriptional regulator: protein MTQKEIYQDRGDLAEEPMVIDRQLNGLRMIAAENCADYEVSLKTEVYALVVNLADQVAIHYNGLKGTLQRNQNVFIKLNDATLAIAGNEKSTYFILAFDHAYIREVGLEGSFSHELLFKDGQNYFLIDHFPAIVGKLMDLKQTSLKNVLMRVYLRAKVSMILCLLLDSTQNNIKSTRSKVPADQQEKVLLVKEMIENNLDQNYTIAALSKEVGTNEQYLKLNFKKYVGQTIFGYMTACKMNKAKILLKTTDLKISQISQQVGYKHPTHFAGAFKRFFGYIPNMIRCMGFYLADSLELFILGEELLLPF from the coding sequence ATGACGCAGAAAGAAATTTATCAAGATAGGGGTGATCTGGCAGAAGAGCCAATGGTGATAGATCGACAATTAAATGGCTTACGGATGATCGCAGCTGAAAACTGTGCAGATTATGAAGTGAGCTTGAAAACAGAAGTTTATGCATTGGTTGTCAATCTTGCTGATCAGGTAGCGATCCATTACAACGGTTTAAAGGGGACATTACAGAGGAACCAGAATGTATTTATTAAGTTAAACGATGCCACTTTAGCTATTGCTGGCAATGAGAAAAGCACTTATTTTATATTGGCTTTTGACCATGCATATATACGTGAAGTTGGTCTGGAAGGGAGCTTTTCGCATGAGCTACTATTCAAGGATGGGCAAAATTACTTTTTGATAGACCATTTTCCAGCTATTGTCGGCAAGCTGATGGATTTAAAACAAACGAGCCTCAAAAATGTACTTATGCGCGTCTATTTGCGGGCAAAAGTCAGCATGATCCTCTGTCTATTATTAGATTCGACACAAAATAATATAAAATCTACCCGATCAAAAGTTCCGGCTGATCAACAGGAGAAAGTGCTTTTGGTCAAAGAAATGATTGAAAACAATCTGGATCAGAATTACACCATTGCAGCCCTTTCAAAGGAGGTGGGGACTAACGAGCAATACCTGAAGCTGAACTTCAAAAAGTATGTTGGTCAAACTATTTTTGGTTATATGACGGCCTGTAAGATGAATAAGGCTAAAATCTTGCTAAAGACAACTGATTTAAAAATCAGCCAGATATCCCAACAGGTGGGTTACAAGCACCCAACGCATTTTGCGGGGGCCTTTAAGCGGTTTTTCGGTTATATCCCCAATATGATCCGTTGTATGGGTTTCTATTTAGCAGATAGTTTAGAACTGTTTATTCTTGGCGAGGAATTATTGCTACCATTCTGA
- a CDS encoding DUF1266 domain-containing protein yields MFETTDMQEFIQNQPGEKDARPKYNPQDGNATVSGWAAFVLAAVVVVITYAVLDRLREINKVQSWMYYSGIVLALALGALLGSFLVRKMTRKRIKEQKRYYQLYGADWLPQEKREALQLDAPDGYQHGEWIETLEYWPCEARGAAVKDFRTFIVTSKEERLAGNDQSWGVLSAQSYHETIDRLFNGMHSQLFAADKALMPVEARQNMQRRIAALTQLPEAYVESCWERKDNRPPQLLWGFDLNRVIELSRTSFMAGLISEETAWNNILRTSGYAHTLFDSLDDFYTNFRLGHAYWCNDFRLTNEKLKAHKSYNESCDWPIKKISWRKNEEPLPEVIQNACEEFVAFETRKDQHKEIKGFQQDNNER; encoded by the coding sequence ATGTTTGAAACAACAGATATGCAAGAATTTATTCAGAATCAACCGGGCGAAAAGGACGCCCGCCCCAAGTATAATCCGCAGGATGGTAATGCCACTGTTTCGGGATGGGCAGCTTTTGTACTCGCTGCTGTGGTCGTCGTGATTACCTATGCTGTGCTGGACAGGCTACGGGAAATAAACAAGGTACAATCCTGGATGTACTATAGCGGCATTGTGCTTGCATTAGCTTTGGGGGCTTTACTCGGTAGTTTTTTAGTTCGGAAAATGACCCGTAAACGAATAAAGGAGCAAAAGCGGTATTACCAACTGTATGGTGCCGACTGGCTCCCGCAGGAGAAACGGGAAGCGCTACAATTGGATGCGCCCGATGGTTATCAGCATGGGGAGTGGATCGAAACCCTGGAATACTGGCCCTGTGAAGCCAGGGGGGCGGCAGTGAAGGATTTCAGGACATTTATTGTGACCAGCAAAGAAGAACGGCTGGCGGGCAATGACCAAAGTTGGGGTGTACTGTCGGCACAGTCCTATCATGAAACCATTGACCGGCTTTTTAACGGCATGCACAGTCAGCTTTTTGCCGCCGATAAGGCATTGATGCCAGTAGAGGCCAGACAAAATATGCAGCGCAGGATAGCGGCCCTCACGCAATTGCCCGAGGCTTATGTCGAGAGCTGTTGGGAACGAAAGGATAACAGACCACCACAATTGCTCTGGGGATTTGACCTAAACCGGGTCATTGAATTATCCCGGACCTCATTTATGGCCGGATTGATCAGCGAAGAAACGGCTTGGAACAATATATTAAGAACATCAGGTTATGCCCATACGTTATTTGACAGCCTGGACGATTTCTATACGAATTTCAGATTGGGCCATGCCTATTGGTGCAACGATTTTAGACTGACCAATGAAAAGCTGAAAGCGCATAAATCTTACAACGAAAGCTGCGACTGGCCAATAAAGAAAATTAGCTGGCGTAAAAATGAGGAGCCTCTGCCCGAAGTTATCCAAAATGCCTGTGAAGAATTTGTCGCCTTTGAAACACGAAAAGATCAGCATAAGGAGATCAAGGGCTTTCAGCAGGATAATAATGAGCGTTAG
- a CDS encoding Crp/Fnr family transcriptional regulator, translating into MEDRSLLENINRHITLTESECSLFLSLLKKKKIPRKNKLLTQGQLCDSIYFVDCGALRAFYLDVSGRESTIMFAIKDWWVTDMYCFINTLPAMLTIEAIEESTIYQLKKNDLEKLYQTVPQFERFFRILMQNAYIREQLRVVQNLSMTAEERYDIFVKKYPEVANKVKQKQIASYLGITAEFLSMIKRKKLETLN; encoded by the coding sequence ATGGAAGACCGGTCACTTTTAGAAAATATCAATAGACACATCACGCTTACGGAAAGCGAGTGTTCGTTGTTTTTATCCCTGCTCAAGAAAAAGAAAATACCACGAAAAAACAAGCTCCTGACACAAGGGCAATTGTGCGATTCGATCTATTTTGTTGATTGCGGTGCATTGCGGGCATTTTATTTGGATGTATCGGGGAGAGAATCCACGATCATGTTTGCTATAAAGGATTGGTGGGTGACGGATATGTATTGCTTTATAAATACACTTCCCGCCATGTTGACCATAGAGGCTATTGAAGAGAGTACGATTTACCAATTGAAGAAAAATGATTTAGAAAAGTTGTATCAGACGGTACCGCAATTTGAACGTTTTTTTAGGATTTTGATGCAAAATGCATATATCCGGGAACAATTGCGTGTGGTGCAAAATCTATCGATGACAGCGGAAGAGCGCTATGATATATTTGTGAAAAAATATCCTGAGGTCGCAAATAAGGTAAAGCAAAAGCAGATCGCTTCGTATTTGGGTATTACGGCTGAATTTTTAAGTATGATCAAGCGAAAAAAGTTGGAAACCTTAAACTAG